A window of Thiocapsa bogorovii genomic DNA:
CGATCTCGACCACCCCGCCCTCGAAACCGACCCAGTGCAGCGGCTCCGGATCGGCCGGCGGGGCTTGCGTCAGGTCCTTGCGGTAGGCGGGGCGCAAGGGGTTGTATGCGAAATTTTGCTTGATGTCGGTGACCAGGAGCTCTTGGTGCTGCTGCTCGTGATGCAGACCGATGTGAAGGCGTTTCGCGACGGTCGGCCAGTCGGTCGTTGCACACTCGGCGATCAGCGTCAGCATCGCCTCGTCGACATGATGACGGTAGTTGTACACCTCGGCGACCGTTGGCCGGGACAAGAGCCCACGCTCGGGCCGAGGCCAGAAGCCGCTTCCGGTTTGCTCGTAGTAGCTGTTGAAAAGGTAATCGAACCTTGGGTGGAAAACCCGGTAGCCGGGCAGAAAAGGCCGCAGCAAGAAGGTTTCGTAGAACCAGGAGACATGAGCCAAGTGCCATTTAGGCGGGCTCGTCTCGATTCGCGTTTGGAGGATGTAATCCTCGATCGCCAGCGGCGCGCACAGCTGCTCGGTCAGGGCGCGAACGCGCCTGAAATCGCCCGCCAGGTCGGCGCGGACGGCGTCCTCGTGGTCGGCCCTTGCGGGTTGAAGGGTCATGTGAGCCTCGCTCTCGGTTGTTGACGGATCGGGTTCCATAGACACGTGCAGCCGAAGCGGTGACTCCTCGGGGTTCAGGGCCTCCCAAACCGCTACCGGCCTCACCGCCAAGCCCGAGATGTCGCGGAAGATTCGCACGCTAGCGTATCAACGTCTTGCCGACCGCGATCATCAATCACCCGCTCGCTGGCAATGGTGCGTCCAGGTCGTCGGATTTCCAGCGTGGAGTCGAAGAATGACTGATTCGAGCATGTGCAAGAGTCGTCCACCCGAATCATGGCTTTCTTTTTCGCCTGACGACACCGGCGGAGAAGCGGCGGAAAGGCCGGGTTCGACTGCGGGTCGTTGATGCGAACCGGCTCAGCGACGCTTAAGCCCCGGGAAAGATCCGCGCCGGTTGCTCGCAACCCATCCAGGTCAAAGAGGGTGAACCGATTTTCGGCTCCGTATGCGCCTTCAGTCTGCAACGCTCGAGCTTGCTGGTCACGCTCACAGTCCTTTCGTGTCCACGCGTGGCTCGTGATGACCCCGGGCGGGAGTCCCGCTCGCTCGAACAGCCGGCCTTGCCGGGCCGCACCGTCCCCGCTCCCCGAGATCGGCGCGCCAAGGCATTGCGGCCAGCAAATGCTCGTCAACGGGAGTCCGCGCGGACGGCCGAGGTATCTCCGTTGACAGCGCACGGAAGCGCTTCTAACGTCCGCAGGGTCGGCATCCCCAACGGCGGCCGATAGACCATAACGATTCGGAGGAGAAAACGATGACTCTCGCGATGAAGCTGATGGCTCCCTTGCTTCTAACGGTCGCAGGTGCCGCTCTTGCCGGGCCGCCGAAACCTGACCATCCCTGTTACGGAGTCGCCGACTGCAAGACACAGGGGTCTCAGGCCGACTTCTCGGCCTGTATCAAGGCCAATAAGGATCTTGCCGACAGCGATGCCGCCTGCGCGTCCTTCCGTCAAGACAAGGATGCCTGGCTGAAGGAGCATGGGTTCGCAAGCGTGACTGATCTGTTCGAGTCTTGACGAAAATCTTACGCGGGGCGCTGCTTCTCGGCGATGCCCCGCGGGGACTCGACGCGCGTGCCCAATACTTCAGTTGAACGAGGGTTGCCCGTGAGGCAGGGGGTCACGAGCCTATGAGCCACGCCATGGATTCACCGTGGCGCCTTGACACCATAGCCCTCGCGGATTCGGCACTCCTCGCGGGTACGCTCCTCCTGGCGGCGCCGTTCTTCTCGGCCTCGGCGGAGAGCGAGCCCGTCTCAGTCGGCGCCTTCTCGACCGCGCCTGCAGAAGCCGGCCTACCCGCCGGTTGGCGACTGGTGCAGCTGCCGGGAATAGCCCCCACAGAATTCCGTCTCGTCGAGGACGCAGGGACGAGGGTCGTCAGGATCAATGCGGATAGCGCTGCCGCATCCTTGGTGCGCCCTTTGCGCGTCGACCCGGCAGCGTATCCCTTGTTACGTTGGCGCTGGCGCGTCGACAACCTGATAGAGGGTGCCGACTATCGCCGCAAGGACGGCGACGACTTCCCCGCACGGCTCTATGTGATGTTCGACTATCCGCTGAGCCGACTGTCCTTGTTCGACCGCGGCAAGATCGAGCTGGCCCGACGCCTGGCCGGCGTCGAGGTGCCAGCGGCCGCGCTCTGCTACGTCTGGGACAAGGACGCGCGCGTCGGCACATCCGTCTGGAGTCCCTACACGGAACGAGTCAGGATCATCGTCTTGCGCAGCGGCGCGTCCAGCGTCGGCCGCTGGGCTTCGGAGCAGCGCGATCTCGCCTGGGATTTCCGCGACGCATTCGGCGAGGACGCCCCGATGATCTCCGGCATCGCCATTGCCGCGGACACCGATCAGACCGGCGCACAGGCGACCGCCTGGATCGGCGACATCGAGCTCAACACTCGTCCCGGCACATCTCAGTCTGGCGCTCCTCTTTCGCCCTTGCATGCCGAGTGAAGCCGCCCTGAAGGAATACGTCCTGCCTGGGAACGAACTCGCATTGAGCAGTAACCAGCAACATTCGAGCGTATTTATATTCTTATCCTACAGAGTATATAAGACGATCGTGTCAGTTGGTCTTGTTCGCCACACGGATCTCGGCTAGTGTCCTCCAGAGATCGGCCTGGGTGCCTTTGGATTTCCTGCCTCCGGCACCGATGCTTGCCCGGCGCCTACGAAAACGTGACGTCCCAAGGCGCATCTTCTTCATCCACATCTTAAGCAAGAGAGCAATGCCATGAGCAAGTTTTTTATTTTCTTGGCCGGGCTAGTGGTTGGCGTACTCGGCATCGCCGCCGTAAGCGTCGCATTCGCGCCCTCCATGATGATTCACGAGCATCAAAGCCCTTACGGTCTGGACGAAACGGTCGAGAAGATCAGCCAAAACGCCATTGCTGCGGGATGGGTCGTCTCCGGCGTCAAACAATTGGATAAATCGGTCGAGAAACACGGCGGGGGCAAGATCCTTCCGGTTCGTCTCATCGATTTATGCCAGGCGAATCACGCGGCGAAGATCCTTAGCCAAGACGACGAGCGATTCGTCTCGGTCATGATGCCCTGTACCATTTCTGTCTATGAGAAACAGGATGGTAAGGTCTATATCGCTCATGTGAACGCCGGACTCATGGGTCGGCTATTCGGCGGAACCATTTCCGAGGTCATGGGGGGTCCTGTGTCGGACGAGCAAAATCAGTTCGTAAGCTTTGCTCATTAATAGACGTCCGCCGCGCTGAATCTTGAACCTTCTCGCCGGCCCGCAACTGCTCGATAAAGTGGGGTGGTTTTCGCCGGATCATCGCGAGCGGATGTTTCCACCGACCGAGACCGGCGATGTTACCGGCGCAGTCGCTCTAGGCGGATAGCGGTTGCCGGCAGGACGTGGACAGTGCGGCCCTCACGCGCTTGATTGCCGGCATGGCGCCGTGCAGCAGCAACACCGCGGCGTACTGCAAGGACCGCGAGTGGCTGACGCAGGCCATGGTCGAGACCTTGGCTTAATTCATCGGTTCGATTTCAGTTGGCTGCCAGGACTTGTCGAAGAACGACGGCAGCGGGCTGTAGAGGCGCAGGATGGTGAACCAGCCCTTGTTCGGATCCGTTTGGATCCAGTTGCCGCGATCGACGCCATCAGGTTGCTCGGGGCTGAACCAGACGGTGGTGGTGCCATCCTCAGCCGCCTTCGCCGCCGGTGAGGGATAGCTTTGCGAACCCGCACGCGGGTATTTCTGCGGCGTCTTCAGCATCGAGCGTGTCTGGTTGTCGTAGACCGTGAATGACCAGAACGCCTTGGCGGGAATGTCTTTGGGCAATGTCACCTGATAGGTCTTGGCACCGTCCATCGGTACGCCGTTCGCATCCAGAAAGCCCATCAGATACTGCGATCCGACACCGGGGATGGTCATGATCATGCCGGGGCTGTCGAGCGTGTAGCCGTAGTAAAAGGCCGTGCGTGAATCGAGTGTGCGGGCGCCGGTCGGGGGCAGCGGTTTGAACACCCCATCCTCAAACACCGGCGGCGGGGTCTCGAAAAATGCGCCGCCATCCCAGAGCATGTTTCCCCACATCGACCCCTCGTAATAGGCCCATTCCGGATGGGCGCCGTAGGGGCGCCAATTCAGCACCCGTCCGGCCGCCTGCCCAACGGCGGCGGCGTCGGTGAGGATCTTCTTCATCCGCTCGTCAGGCGCGAACTCCTTGCCTTTGACGATGCCGATGGCAGCGAGTTGTCCGGAGAGCTCCACGTCATAGCTGGTGGCGGGTTCGGCCTGGACGTTCTCGTCGATCCACTCATAGAAGCCGAAATCGCTGGGCGGGATGGTGTTCATCGACAGGGTGCTGGCCTCGACGAACCTGGTGTCGGGGATCTTCGGGTCTTGCCCGAGGCGAACTGCGCCGGTCAACGCCTGCGCGATGCTCGTGCCGAAGGCACCCTCCGCATAGGGGTAGATCTTCATGTTGGCCTTGACGTTCGCGACTGCCGGCTTGGGATCGTTGTCCACCAGATAGGCGCGCGAGGCATAAAGGACCCGGTTGGTCTTGGAATGGGCGACGAAGTATCCGCCCTCGGGCAGTGGCCCGTCGTAGTCAGGTCCGACGATCAGATACTTGCCGCCCCGACCGCGATCCGGCCCTGGGCCGCCGACGTCGATGATCCACGAGAACCACATGTCGTTGATCGTGCCGACGCCATCAGAGGGCTGTTCGATCACCATCGGGCCTTTTGAAAGATCGATGACGGAGATGTAATAAACGGTGTCGGCGTTGCCGGTCAGGAAAAGGGACGCGGAGTCGAGCAGTTCAGACGTGATGACGACGTCGTTGTAGTCGGCGCCGATGCTCTGGAAGCCCTTGTGGAACCCCAGGGCGGACGCCCCGCGAAAGCTGTTGTTGTAGACGTTCAGCGCGCGCGTGAAGTCGAGCGCATCGAAGACCTTCTGAGCGGTGTCGGCGCTGGGAGCGCCGTCTTTGAAGTCCAGCGTTCCGATCGAGGTCTCGACGCTGTCGGGCGCGCCAAGGGATTCAATCGTCTCTTTCGCCACTTCGGCCTGCGCTGCGCCGGCCAGCGACATGGCCAGCACAAACCCGCAGGTCATGGGAATTCGGGGCATGGTGTGATTCCTCTGGATTCTTTAACTGATGTCCGGTGCGTTCATTGAGCCCGCAGGTGTCGATCATCCTTTCGGCCATTGGCAGTCGACGGGCGGGACTTCTGCCTCAGTGCAATCGATGATCCTGTTCCCCCCAGCCATTTATTGCACGAGTTCGATCTCGCCTGGCCGCCAGGCCTTGTTGATCCAGGGCTCAAGCGGGCCATACATCCGCAGGATCGTGAACCAACTCTTGCCCGGGACGGTCTGAAGCCAGTTTCCTGCTTTCCCTTCGGGGGCATGCGGCGCGAAATAGAGATCATAGGACCCATCCGGGTTTTGGGTCATGCCCTTGCTTTGACTGCCGGCCGTGGGAAAGCGCTGGCTGGTTTGCAACTGCGAGCGCGTCTGGGTGTCGTAGATCGTTACCGCCCAAAAATCGTTGACCGGCACATCCTTGGGCAAATGCAGCTTGTAGGTCTTGGCGCCGTCGAACGGCTGCATGTTGGCATCGAGCAGCGCCAGCGCATAGTCGGACCCTTTGCCTGCATGCGTGGTGGCCATGGCCGGGGTTACGCCGCCCGCGTTGAAATAGTAGAGCACGCGTGCATCCAGACCCATCGTCCCGTCCGCCTCAAAGCGCGTGTTGCGGTTGGCGAATGCGGTGGACCAGACGCTTTTGGGATCGTCCGGATAGATCTTCACGCCGGCGATCCTCGGGTGGTAGGTGATGGCGCGAGAGGTGGCGTCGCCGATGGTGGCGGCCTCGGCCAGCAGCGCTTTCATCCGCTCGTCCGGGGCGAAGGGCTGGCCCTTGACAATGCCGATGGCGGCGATGGCGCCGCGCACCTCGGGACTGATCGCATCGATGGGCTCATCCTGGATGACTTGATTCAACGCCTCGAAGTAGCTGAAATCGCTTGGGAATACCGTGTTGAATGCCTTGCTCGACAGGTTGAAGAATTCGGTCGCCTCCGGGTTTGCGGCATCTTTCAGCGGATAGACCTTCAGATTGGACGTGATATTCTCAACCGCGGGCTTCAGCCCGTCCTTGATCGAGCCGCGCAGGAACAGAAAGTTCCGATTTGTCGGCGGCTTGAGCAGGAAGTAGCCATCGGGGATCTCGCCGCTATAGCCGGGAGGGATCACCAGATAGTTGCCGCCCTTGCCCTTGTCCGGGCCCGTGACGCCCATGTTGCCGACATAGCGCTGCCAGGCGTCGTCCAGAAATCCCAGCATGCCGGGCGGGACCTCGATTACGGTCGGGCCGTCCTGGGCGAGATCGGTGTAGGTGTAGGCGTACAGCGTCGACGTGTTCGCGGTGACGACAAGGGTTTGAGAATCCAGCAACTCTTCGAACAGGGCGATCTTGTTCGCGCCCTTTGCACCGGCATCGGCAAGGCCTGTGCGAACCGCGTACATCGAAACAGCGCCGATGTTGTCGAGGAACACGACCGTTCCC
This region includes:
- a CDS encoding DUF3047 domain-containing protein, which produces MDSPWRLDTIALADSALLAGTLLLAAPFFSASAESEPVSVGAFSTAPAEAGLPAGWRLVQLPGIAPTEFRLVEDAGTRVVRINADSAAASLVRPLRVDPAAYPLLRWRWRVDNLIEGADYRRKDGDDFPARLYVMFDYPLSRLSLFDRGKIELARRLAGVEVPAAALCYVWDKDARVGTSVWSPYTERVRIIVLRSGASSVGRWASEQRDLAWDFRDAFGEDAPMISGIAIAADTDQTGAQATAWIGDIELNTRPGTSQSGAPLSPLHAE
- a CDS encoding DUF302 domain-containing protein; this translates as MSKFFIFLAGLVVGVLGIAAVSVAFAPSMMIHEHQSPYGLDETVEKISQNAIAAGWVVSGVKQLDKSVEKHGGGKILPVRLIDLCQANHAAKILSQDDERFVSVMMPCTISVYEKQDGKVYIAHVNAGLMGRLFGGTISEVMGGPVSDEQNQFVSFAH
- a CDS encoding DUF1254 domain-containing protein yields the protein MPRIPMTCGFVLAMSLAGAAQAEVAKETIESLGAPDSVETSIGTLDFKDGAPSADTAQKVFDALDFTRALNVYNNSFRGASALGFHKGFQSIGADYNDVVITSELLDSASLFLTGNADTVYYISVIDLSKGPMVIEQPSDGVGTINDMWFSWIIDVGGPGPDRGRGGKYLIVGPDYDGPLPEGGYFVAHSKTNRVLYASRAYLVDNDPKPAVANVKANMKIYPYAEGAFGTSIAQALTGAVRLGQDPKIPDTRFVEASTLSMNTIPPSDFGFYEWIDENVQAEPATSYDVELSGQLAAIGIVKGKEFAPDERMKKILTDAAAVGQAAGRVLNWRPYGAHPEWAYYEGSMWGNMLWDGGAFFETPPPVFEDGVFKPLPPTGARTLDSRTAFYYGYTLDSPGMIMTIPGVGSQYLMGFLDANGVPMDGAKTYQVTLPKDIPAKAFWSFTVYDNQTRSMLKTPQKYPRAGSQSYPSPAAKAAEDGTTTVWFSPEQPDGVDRGNWIQTDPNKGWFTILRLYSPLPSFFDKSWQPTEIEPMN
- a CDS encoding DUF1254 domain-containing protein gives rise to the protein MTQVMASACAIALVLAVGPAFAQVSPETLASISIPDKVETSIGTLEFFDGVPKDTTVAAVYDNLDRMRGTVVFLDNIGAVSMYAVRTGLADAGAKGANKIALFEELLDSQTLVVTANTSTLYAYTYTDLAQDGPTVIEVPPGMLGFLDDAWQRYVGNMGVTGPDKGKGGNYLVIPPGYSGEIPDGYFLLKPPTNRNFLFLRGSIKDGLKPAVENITSNLKVYPLKDAANPEATEFFNLSSKAFNTVFPSDFSYFEALNQVIQDEPIDAISPEVRGAIAAIGIVKGQPFAPDERMKALLAEAATIGDATSRAITYHPRIAGVKIYPDDPKSVWSTAFANRNTRFEADGTMGLDARVLYYFNAGGVTPAMATTHAGKGSDYALALLDANMQPFDGAKTYKLHLPKDVPVNDFWAVTIYDTQTRSQLQTSQRFPTAGSQSKGMTQNPDGSYDLYFAPHAPEGKAGNWLQTVPGKSWFTILRMYGPLEPWINKAWRPGEIELVQ